The sequence cgaactgcaatcccgaccccttactgagattgctaccgatgcaaggttgcacactgttccctttttgggagaaaacggaggcaaaataaaCCCTCATATAGATTGCTGTAGTGTGCTTATAAAATTCTCACCAAGGTTCATTTTCAACAAGACTTGGAAAAGGAACTTCCAAAGAACCTCGGTTGCATCAAGGGAAATGATTGCCAACGGCCTCTTTGTACAGTTACCATAGTGTAGTGCATTGAACAACCTGTGTAGTCCTACCCCTTACAACACCTACTTGATCTTGGTGTACGTAAGTTGGGGTCACATTTGCCAATCTGTCAGCTAGTATTGAGCTAAATATTTTTGCATCAATGTTAAATTGGGCGGTATGGCTCCACTGCTTCTCCATTTTTATCCAGTTTTAGTATAACCGTGACATGTGACTATTTCCAAGTATCTGGGATTGCCCCTCCCctcattaaaaagcagttccaataaTGGCATTATTCAGCACCAAATAATTTGTTTAAAAAGTCCAATGTACTCAGTTCCAGGTGACTTTCCCAACCTTAATTTTTGATTGCCCATTCTTTTTCCTCAGTCATGATGGGATCATTAAGTCTCTCTTTATGTTCTGTAGAAATAGTTTCCAGTCCTGCTCACtgtaaatattcatttttatattttcatCCACTGATGATTCATAAAATTCCTGAAAGTGCTGTGTAattttttcctttgcaaaagtTCTATTTTCCCCTTCTAGTAGAATGGAGGAGACAACattcttttgtttcattttttaagcCTATTCGCCTAGAGTTTTGGATTTTTATTATCAAATTCATAGTATTGCAGAGTGGTTGGTACTGTATTTGTGCTTAAAGCACCATATTCCGACTTTTTCCTTGTTAAAATGTGACATGCCCTCATACTGTTGTTCCTTTTACACTGTCTTCTAGAGATTATTTCATCCAAAAGTAATTTCTTTGTGTTCTCTTGCTTTCCTGAGCCTTCCTCTTTTCTGAAATGAATTTTCCTCTGAGAGCTGCCTTTAAGGTGTCCCAAAGTAGAGCAGGTGGTAATTTAGTAGAGTCAAGTACCTCAACAAACATTTTGATTCCTTCCGCTGCATGATCTGATGCTAGCCTATGCCTAATATTGGTGGACTTCAAATAGGATGAAAGCGAGGAggaaattaaaatgtaattaagttCTAGTTTAGAAAACCCCTATTTTTACACATAAAACGTGTTAGCCTCTCTACACAGTCTCTGTGTGTGCTGGAACTGcttataaagatgttttaaaatctttttgtttttaagatgttttaagagtgcttttagtgttttgcttgccgccctgggctcctacggggaggaagggcgggatataaatttaataaataaataataaacaaatacttAATTGTGTGGTCTAGTCACCAAACATCCACACCTAAGAAAGTGGTCTTTTAGCTTCTCGCCTGAGGGGTTTCCGGGGTGGGATCCTGGGCGGTCCCCTCCCCCGTTTTCTCCATGTTTGGATCAGCAACTACATCCGGCCCCCCATTACTGAGTCCTGCTGAAAACCATCAAATGTCTTCTCAAGGATTTGTGAGCGGGGGAAAGGGGCCAACCGGACTGGACTTCGGAGCCTCCCAGGGAGAACGGCCCCACCTGCCCTGCCCGGCCCTGCCCATCTCTTGCGGCGCCTTCCCTTTGAACAAGACTCGGGAGGGCAAAGCAGGAGCCGCCTGCCTTTTCCGAGCGCCGCCGGAAGGAGAAAAAGACTGCACCCCGGGGGGGGGCGGAATCTGCGCGCGCATCCCAATCTCTGGGATCGAGGCAGAGTGGTTCACCGAATTAACATTCGGCTCTCGCTCGCGGTGGGAGAGAGTCCGCCATGTGCGTGGCAAGGCAGCCTAGGACTTCCGCTTGGTGGACAGTCAGTCGTAAGGCGCTGCTTCCTCCCGCGAGCAGAAGCGCGTCCCTCCACTGGCATCGGGCTGCGGCCTTCAGCCAGGCCACCCCAAGTCCAGCCGTTGGAAAAGGAGTTCCGGAGCACAGGCTGGCCGACGAGGCGGcgtcctcccccttcccttccctttacgCCTTCACTCCTGCCAGGCCAAAAGGCCCGAGCAGTGGGCAGAACCGAGAGAACGACCTCCCCACGTCGACGGAGCCGCTAAAGAGCCGCGAGCGGCCTCCACGCAAGAGCGGAGTTGCACGGGAGCCGGCAGTCGGCGGTGCGATCCCGTTGTTCTTTGGAGGCGGAAGGGCTTCGGCGACGGACCAACATCCGGCGGCGGCCCTCGAGGGAGCGATGCTGGCGTTGCGGACGGCGCGGGGGGTCGCCAGGGGGCTCCTTCTGCGGGAGGTGGGCGAGGGGGGCAAGGGCGCGCCGGGCAGGGAGGCCTCGGGGGGAGTCCGAGCGGTGTCCGTTCTCTTCGGCCCCCAGAGTCGGCTCCCGGAGCATCCCCTAATGCGCTCAAGCGCCGAACTGGGAacgcctccctccctccattgtGGTTTAAAAGTTTTGTTTGCCTGAATGCgctttccgccctgggctcctccgggggggggagagaagggcggGGGGCGTTTAgtaaagcagcacctggaggaccaaaagttcctCCCGCCTCCCCTTGACTGAagctgaaggggggggggctaaTCTGGAGCCATAAAGGGGGAGGACGACACTCGGGATTTCCTCCCTGAAATGCCACGCTGAGCGCCATCCCAGAAGATGGGCGCCACAGGCATGTAATAAATCAGGAAGATAATACATTCAGGGTAGACAGATAGCCTCTGTTAGGGGAgaaatggctgtatactatagccagcgtggatttttcgcattccacaatgttacactgaaaatacccccatgccattctgatgcttcccataagcgcatttcaaaacaaaacttatagtcctgaactcagaaacgcttgcttaaaaaccatcaaagttttcatggcgatatgcaaaacagagagaatagagagttcaaagtgtaaaaagaaaaaaaaaaacagatcccttttggacttttttccatcgagagttctcataatctgttgaaattcattaaaaatcatccatgttcacagagtacctgtaatcctattactgaccttgccccataccctgagcttcatcttctgcagtttaaaagtttcaaaaatgcctgacagatttttaattaatttaagaaattttgcattgaactaaatgatagtgtcggggatgctcagtaagaaccaactgtcagtgttctaaaagccagactcacagctgcagggcttgcctaattaggaggccacacccataccagactttgattttcacctgagacagtcatggcttcccccagagaatcctgggaagcgtagtttgtgaagggtgctgagagttgttaggagaggccctattcccctcacaaagattcagtggccagagtggttgaacagtcagcccctcttctggggattgtagctctgtgaggggaatagggcatctcctggcaactctcggcacccttcacaaactacacttctcaggattgtttgggggaagccatgactctctaaagtggactaaaggtctggtgtggatgtggctagtgaCAGCTtcgctttaaatttgggtgggaaactatatgtgcctgctgtagaataaaaaggtggggaaaccctgaaaaataatgatactgtttacaaagttttccttttggaaaggaaaggggatttccatcttcccagtgcccacccacccacccaatctcctctccctcctcccccatatgctcagagacacgttaccaaattcttttgcctattagtgtgtgtgtatatatatatgtgtgtgtgtgtgtgtccatctgTCTTTCTATCTTGACACAGACCACCTTTTGGTTGAAACACTGGGATGGGCCCTGGCATGGATGGGTGTGAAGGGACACAGGAGCACCTCTCCCTTGCCTACACGCCACTTGGGATTCTTTATCATGGTAGTTGAGTCTATATACATTCTCAACCCTGTTCCCCCAAATGTCTTTGCAGAGCTGCAGGCGGCCAGTGCCCACAATACGGTTGGCTAGGGTGCCACAGAGATGGTCCTCCAGCCTGCCCATGAACACTGTGATCCTCTTCGTACCCCAGCAGGAAGCATGGGTGGTGGAGCGCATGGGCAAGTTCCATCGCATCCTGGAGCCAGTAAGGAGCAGTTTTGCTTTCAATAATCGGGGTAGGGGTATGTGAATCTGCAACAGGTGATGTTAAGGAAGTAGCGGGGAGCCAGCTGGGTTTTAAATCTGCAGCCTAGCTTTCAAAAGCTACTTTTTTAGAGTTGCAACTTTCCCATGCAGACAAAAAGCCAAAAAACAGAAGACTGACAGTGTGTAGGCCTCTATtctgaaaaaggaaagaaaactgaATATCAAACAGATACCTGGAGCTGGGCTTTCAGGCCATCTGCTGTCTTCATTCTAGTGACGGTGCCATGGCTTGTTGAAGCAGAAAAACTTGAAAAAATGGCATAACATCACAGATCAAGTAGAAATCACAGGTTTGACTGGTATCAGAGAGTGGGATTTGGCTGATAGAGGAGCCCCTGTGGGTGACTTGGGAGTCCGCCTTGGGGACTGTGGTTTGCGGATTCTAGTTTTATCTGCCATTTGGCATTTTTTGCAAGTCTGTAATTTAGTTGGTCTATTGTGAGTAGAtttgtatgtgcgtgtgtgtgtttagttgtCAGTAGGTGGTGGTAATAGGGCCTCTTAGGCCTTGCTTCACCATAAAACCCCAGAAGAAGAAGAGAGTGTGGGGTCATCATTAATGAAAGGAAAAGGTCCTGTAGTCTCTTTAAAGAAACATACATGCAGAGACTAAGCTACATGACATGGTTCCATGTTTGATGTgacttgaaaagaaaagaaaaacaaatggcaGTGGGTGAGTTTCCAGGCAGGATAGTTGCATGCAGGGAGAAGTTGATCTGGCCCTCCCATGCTATTTTCCTACTGAAAATCACCCCTGAAGCTTCAGGCTGGAAAATAGCGGCTTCAAAGGGGCAATGTTTAGCAGGAAAACCGTGGGATTGAAGGGCCAGCCACTGCTGCATAGACATGCATCAGCTGTATCCGCATGAATAACTGGGGATCTTTGGGAGAGGATCCTTGCCACACCTGCTCCTGTAACCCCAGGGagtaagtttgtttgttttttctttatatgaattcttacctgcccttcaccaaaggGTGCCAGGATTTGTTATGGCGATGTAATTATATTATTACAAGTAAAGGAAGTaaaaaagtgtgtataaaattataaaaacagaaaaacaattaCCAGCAAAAGCAGTACAGTGTACATTAAACAAAACTGAAGAGGCAGGTCCCACAAAATTACGTTAAATGTCAGCTGCCACCACaaggaggtgcatcttcagcatacaacaaaagcTGTATACTGAAGACACTAGGTGTTCTGCAATTTAGGTGCTACCTCCTAGCCAGCCATTGACCACACTTCTGAAAGTGGCAGAATGACCAAAGGGAccgcctctgctgatcttaacacccaagaaggtctgtaAGGATGGAGATGATTTTTCAGATCTTtgatcataagaagagcttgctggatcaggccagtggcccgtctagcccagcatcttgttctcacagtggccaagcagatgtccCAGTggaaagccagcaagcaggacctgagtgcaagagcactgtcccctcctgcggtttccagccatcggtgttcagaagcatcctgcctctgactgtggatgcagagcatagccatcatggctagtagccgttgataggcTTATCCTTcctgcatttgtctaatcctcttttaaagccttcaaagtttgtggccatcactgccttttgtgggagtgaattccatagtttacacATGCCTGTTTGGAGCCTAAGtagtttagggttttaaacatcagcgtgagcaccttaaattggtcctggaaacaaactggcagcaagTGCAGCTGTTAtgaaacaggagttatatgagctCTAGATGGAACCCTTTCCAGTAACctgcctgctgcattttggacgagttgaagtttccaagttgctTCAACGGCAGCCCCAGGTAGAGCTCATTGCAATAGTTGGGCTGGTGGTGGGTGAAAGATGTCAAATGCTGGATGTGACCTGACCCTTAGCATAGTCCATATTTTCCAGTAGTATTCCGAGTTTCTGATCCTGAGTACACGaagagtaagtccaactgaaaaACCTTTGTGTAAGCACACATAGGATTTGGCTGCAAAGTTTTCAGCTGAGGGCTTGGGTTCTGTCCTAATTCTGAGGTAATACAGGGGGCTTCATCCCTCTTTGGTGCTGTCTCTTGGCGTTGGTGCTGACTCTCTGGAACGCGTTTCGCTGCTTCCTTCGATGTCCAACAGATGGAGTCCCTGCTTCTCAGACTCCCGCGTTTCAGTAAGAGGAGAAATGCTAGCTCTTAAGAGATTGATCCTGGGTATGTTTACTGTCAGGCTGGTCCCCTTGGGGTTCAGTGGGGCAGGCTTCTTAGTGAGTgtggttaagattgcagcctgagaCGGCTGCAGTGCCCTTGTTATAAAATACATAGATCCAGGCGGTTCTTAAGCAGTTCCCTACAGAGAACTTCATGCTCTGTGGGCTGTTCAGCATGGCTGGGGAGCCCAGGgtgggccctccatatgttgttggactagagttcccatcatccctcaccactgtccatgctggctgggcaccatgggagttggaatcatacacggtctggagggccacaagttccccaccccctggCTTTTAGAGAATTGGGCAATCTGAGATAGTTGAATATATGGAGAAAGAGGTTGCTGTTCTGAAGAAAGACTTTTCCCTTTGCTGCTGACccttgccagggactgaacttccTCATCCCGCTCCTGGATCGTATCCGTTATGTGCAAAGCCTCAAAGAAATTGTCATCAACGTGCCAGAGCAGTCGGCTGTTACCCTTGGTGAGAATATCCGGTTGGTGGGGAGGGCAGGAGCAGAGGGGCAAGGCGGGGCTGGCACTGAATGGGCCAGGGAATGGATGGCGTACGTGGCGGTGCAGCTCCTGGGCCAGCATAGCCTCCCCCTTAATGCCAGGTAGCCCCACGCCCATTGTTGAATTGGACTGCCGCCTTTGCTAGCAGAGTTATGTTGTCTTGCCTTGCATCACCACACGTGTGAGCCCAGAGTGCTCTCTGTCCTTTTTCATTCAAGGACTTTGCAGCTGAACTGAGCTCCTTCAACGAGTGTCCGTCAGATGTCCGCAGAGCACAAACATAAACAGAGGGGTTCACTTTCACATACCTTGCTTATGGATCTTGGAGTTCAGACTCTAAAAGTCTTGAGAACTCAAGTGCCCGAGGTCTAGCAAGACGTCAGGGCAGATGAGCCACTGGTGGCCAAAGGCATGGCCTGGTCTGCTGTGACAGTCTCCAAAGAGATGCAGAAGGATCTGCTGCAAGAGGACAGCGGAGGAGGCATGAGAGCATTCAAGGCTCCCTGACCTGAGAGAATGTTGCTGGCTGGTGTAAATCATTTAGAAAGGGGGTGCAGAACCGGCCAGTGTTGCTTGTCATTGATCTCTGTAATTAATGGGGGTTCTTCTGCCATTCACCATTTTCTATCTGCAGATTCCTTTACTACAATATTATTTGTAGTGTTTGCAAAGAAATCAATAGCGTTCTTCTAAGAAGGatccacacacccctttctgaAGCAGCCTTGCCCAGTTCTTAATCCTTCTCAAGCAAAGAGAGGGCTAGATGCTTAAATGGATTGCATTTCTCCCTCGCTTTTCCTTCTGCATTTTTGGGAGACCTTTGATGTTGTGGGTTGGCTTTGGTTGGGAAAACTCTTGTCTGAATGTGTGCCGTTTGAGTAAATATCCTTGCTGCCTTCTGTCTCAGCTGCTGAGCCTTCTCAAGGAAGGTGGCacctccctcttcttcctctgaAATCGTTGCTTGTATTATTGCAGATAACGTGACCCTCCAGATAGATGGTGTCCTCTACTTGCGCATCATGGACCCTTACAAGGTACCACCTCCTATGGCACGGGGGGATCTGGAGGCTGGGAACAGACTTTGGCCCTCTGGTGCACAACAGAGGATTCCTTTTGACCGCCTCGGGTTTATTGCTGTTATCCAGGTGCAAGTTGGAGGGTGGGTGTAGAAGAGAGGGTGAGACATGTCAAGGGACTGCTGCTTCACTTGATGGGCTCTTCTGGGGCCAGGAAGGGAGACTTTTTCCCTTGTACTTCAGCAGCTGCCCATGGCCCTTGACGATGTCCAGGCCCTGGGGTTGGGGGCCAGAGGAGTTTGCAGTAGTCAGGGctgccttccctcccctcctccagcttCTTACCTCTTACTTTTTCTTCCAGGCGAGTTATGGAGTGGAGGATCCAGAGTATGCTGTCACCCAGCTGGCCCAGACCACCATGCGATCTGAGCTGGGCAAACTCTCCCTTGATAAAGTCTTCCGGGTGAGCAACAGCAGGCGGGGCCTAGGggtgtttggggtgtgtgtgtggggggactgGGACTGTATAGCACTGGGGAGAGTGGGAGGAGGCTGGGTTTCTGGGGGAGCTCACAGGCTGTCATTACTGAATGATGTAAGGAGggtcagctgtgctgtgggggtCCCGTGGGGCACAACCTGGATGGATTGGGGAGTGAGGGGGATCACCTGCTGTGAGCCATCCGGGGCATGAAACGGCAGGTGCAAGAGGTGACCAAATCTGGGGATAGGCAGAGCAGGAGACCTGCGCCCAGGGAGGAAGTACTGGAAAGGCTTAGGGAGAGTCTgcgactcagtggtagagctcatACTTTGCACGCAGGAGGTTCTGGGTTCAGCCAccggcatctccagttgaaaaagGATCATTTGTGGGTGATGAGGAAGACCGTctgcctggagagccattgctgccgGTCAGAGCAGACAGCACTGTGCCAGATGGCCAAATGGCCCGGCCTGgggaaaggcagcttcctgtgttcttaggcCTCAGTTGGTGTCCGTGTGCCTGTTCCCTGCACAGGAGCGTGAATCCCTCAACTCCAGCATTGTGGACGCTATTAACCAGGCCTCAGACTACTGGGGCATCCGGTGCCTGCGCTATGAGATCAAGGACATCCACGTGCCGCCTCGCGTCAAGGAGTCGATGCAGATGCAGGTCTGTgtgccttcctggagggaggtcCCTCCCCTCCGGGTGGCCTGATTCCAGGGGACGGGGCAGGCTGGTGTTTCTTCCTCTCCCTGTGTTTCTGGCTCAGCCCATTCTCTCTGGACTGGCTGGGCAGTGGCTGTAGCTGAAACGGTGGCTGCATCTGTCCCAGGGATGCTA is a genomic window of Rhineura floridana isolate rRhiFlo1 chromosome 1, rRhiFlo1.hap2, whole genome shotgun sequence containing:
- the STOML2 gene encoding stomatin-like protein 2, mitochondrial, whose amino-acid sequence is MCVARQPRTSAWWTVSRKALLPPASRSASLHWHRAAAFSQATPSPAVGKGVPEHRLADEAASSPFPSLYAFTPARPKGPSSGQNRENDLPTSTEPLKSRERPPRKSGVAREPAVGGAIPLFFGGGRASATDQHPAAALEGAMLALRTARGVARGLLLRESCRRPVPTIRLARVPQRWSSSLPMNTVILFVPQQEAWVVERMGKFHRILEPGLNFLIPLLDRIRYVQSLKEIVINVPEQSAVTLDNVTLQIDGVLYLRIMDPYKASYGVEDPEYAVTQLAQTTMRSELGKLSLDKVFRERESLNSSIVDAINQASDYWGIRCLRYEIKDIHVPPRVKESMQMQVEAERRKRATVLESEGTRESAINVAEGRKQAQILASEADKAEQVNQAAGEAKAILVRAQAKAEAIRVVAAALAEQNGNAAASLSVAEQYVSAFSKLAKETNTILLPSSTGDITSMVAQAMGIYSSLSKPQPLKATEATAPPSTLQGQQPSITEYSEQEQPTAS